CGCTTTGCCCGTCGCTACCGTACCCTCGCAGTTGATCCCTAATTTTCTTACAACTACCGGGTTTGAACCAGATGGTGTAATTGTTAATTCCTGAGAATCAACTACCAAATTAGGAATACCACAATTACTCATGTCCATGGTAGCCCGTAATGTATAGGTACCCTCAACAAGGTTAGGGAAGCTCCCCGACGAATTTGTGGCAAGTACTGTCGATCCCTGAAGTAACTCGAAACTTACGGGCCTATTACCATTGTATGTAAGCGTTGAGTTAATGGTCCCATTACCTCCGCAAAGCTGTGAAGTGGTGCCTGTTAATCCCAGTGTTAATCCTGTCTGAGCAGGGTCTGTGGTAAAAGGGACTTCCGTTATCACGCCGCAAGTGGCGTCGGTGGGTGTAAACTGAATAATATAGGAGCCTGGAGGTATTGCTTTGAACGACACCCCACCATTGGCCTGGTCATATCCGGTAGCATTGGCTACAAAGCTATGGTCAGAAGCCCTTAACAGTTTAATAGTTGAAAAATCCTGATCAGGCACGTATCCAGCCACTTGAATATCCAAATCAAGTGCCCCTACCGTAGTTACACAAGCTAAGGAGTAGCCTGCATAATTAACAAATCCAGCAGTGGACGGCTTGGGCGTCACAATCGTTCTGGTTTCGGTATCTCCGCACGCATCAGTTACCGTATAAACATAATGATCTGCGTATGGAATGGTAACCGCAGCACCCCATACCCAGTGATAGTCGGTTAGGGTGGTGCCTGCTACCGGATTATTACTGGCATCGTATCCCTGTACGTCCAATTCGTAATAGTCTCCTGATGCAGCGGGAAATGGTACACCATTAAATGTGTTGAGTGCAAGGTTAACCTCACTGCCCTCAGGACAACCGACATGCACTGTTCCATAGGATAAGATATCAGGATGTTTTATGTCTACACATTCAATATTTACTTCTCCACATGGTGAAGTGGTACGAATAAGAACCTTTTGTGCCGTGCTTGGAAATGTAATACTGCTAATGTCAGCATTTGAGTTAACCGTGATGTGCACATCAGGAGCACCGGCAGGTACAGTGCAAGGGTCCGTTGATAAGATATTCCACATATCGACCACATAACCAGATCCATCCGGATCGATTTGACTATCGTCGCCTAATCTCAACAACCTGTTCCCAGTATAGGTCGTTGAGGCACATGTAAAACTCTCATACTGTAGCCTAAACTTTGCCTTTGGAGAGCTGGGCTGCACATCCACAGATGCCGTTGTAAAATTGTTACAGGCATCCTTCACCCTTACCTGATAAATACCAAAACCAGGTGTAGTAAAGACATTTGAAGTTACATAGGTAAAATTAGCATCGGGTTCTGCCGCGTTGGTTGATTGAAGGAAACCATAGGTTAGACTCGGTTTGCCTCCCGTAGCTGCGGCTGTAATTGTTCCACCCAAACCACCGCCTGCGCAGACATTGCTTACAGTAGGCGTTAAAGTCAAGGGCGTGTATAAGTCATCAATGGTAAAAGTTACGTCTTCAAAAACAGTTCCACAGGAGATCCTCACGGTATAATCACCTGCGGCTAGACTAGAGAAGTTGTTAGAACTTTGTGCAGTGGTCTGATATCCTTCCAATGGGGTGGTCGAACCAATTTCTGTTGCAGAAATGATCTGATATGTAGCTGTTGATATTGTTTCTACATCCGAGTGAATAGTAACCTGCCCCGAAGACGGACAGGTCGCGCCAACAACATCTGGTGGCGCTGTAATGGAAATATCCGTTGGGCACTGCGCATAAGCGTTGTTGATGTAGCCCAGTAAACCCACTGTGAGAATACAGACTTTAAAATAAGAAAGGAGCTTAAATGTTGAAAAGTAGGCCATAAAAATGAATAATTTAGTATGCGATTAAAAGTAGGTTGTGGCAGAGCTGATTTCTTTGGCGGATGTGCGGCCATCTCTTCTCCGGCATTTCGCGACCCACCATCGCTTCCGAATATGCGTCTGTCTGAAATGAAATTTTGAATGCATGTTTTCTCTTTTTAATTTGTTTTCATAGGTTATCGAATGGCATCTGTTTCATTCTATCTTATCGGTGGTAAAGCTAGTGCACTAAGCAAGAAAGGATTGTAAAGAAAAAGGAGGACTAGTTACGTTTTTGCACTACTTACATAGTTCTATCACTACAATCACCTTGGTAAATTGAGCGGGTTGCCAAAACGGCACACATTTTTCCTCACAAGCTGCAACACAACGGAGAAGCGAACAGGGTAAAGCCCGAAGGAGGAGTAATGATGCTGATTTTAAGCACGAGTGGTTACAATGCTGATGTCGGAAAAGAGTACCGGCGAACTTTCCCAGTGTTTTGAAATTGCGGAAAGGCCGCCCTCTGTCTCGACTGCTCTATCGTTAGAAAAGCATGCAACATGGAAGACTCATGATAGTGAAGACAGGAAAGTCTACGAAGCTTGCAGCTGAGAGCGCAAGGTCAAGGACTGAGAATGAAGGGCGTTATCCCCTTTTTTAGGAGTAGCAATCTCCCAGCTACCTGTATTTCCGGCTGATAAGCGCGTGTCGGCTATTTACCTGTAGCTTTTCATAGATGTTCTTAATGTGGTATTTGACGGTTTCCAGCGAGATAGCCAGCCGGATAGCCACTTCCTTGTTGGTAAGTCCCTCTTCTATGGCGGCAACAATCTGCGCTTCCCGGGGCGTCAGGTTTTCAGCCAACTGCCCTGTATTTTTTGGATTGAAATACTCCACAACCATTCTGGCAATGCCTGGTGACATGGGGGCGCCACCTTCATACGAAGACAAGACCGACTCTTTGATCTTCGACAGCGGGGTTTGTTTTAACAAATAGCCCGAAGCTCCGTTGCACAACGCCTGGAAAACCCGGTTGGCGTCATCATAAACGGTTAGCATCAGGACCTGGCATTTGGGTGCCCGTCGTTTAATGCGGGATATCCCTTTAATGCCCGACTCACCGGGCAGGCCGATGTCGGAAAGAACGATATCAAGGTGCACGGTATCGATCCACCGCTCAAAAAATGCTTCCACCGAAGATGCGGACAATAACACTGAAATACCAGGCTGGCTGCTGAAATACTGATCCAGCATGCTCCTGATTTGATCGTCGTCTTCAATAATGCCAAGGCGTATCATGATACAAAGTTATAGTATGCTTAGGTCGGTTTATATCCCTCTCTTGGGTGGTAGCTCAAACATAACCTGGAACATACCATCATCCTCTGTAAGGAGAAGTTTGCCGCCGACCTTCGCTGCCCGTTGCTCCATGTTCTCCCGGCCGCGCCCACCCTGACGGTAATCTACCTCAGTTTGATTACCGGTATAACGGTTGGCAATAATCAGTCTGATGACCGAATCTATATGAAGGGAAATAAATATTTTTGAGCCGTCTCCATATTTGATGGCATTGGTGAGAGATTCCTTAAAAATGAGAAACAAATTCTGGCGTACAGCCTGAGAAACTTTGGCCGATTCTATATTACCAAACTCTTCAAACCGGTAACTAAAGTCAATTTCCTCACGGAGCCGATACGCGTAGTCTTTCATGCGAATAACCAGGTCTTTCATCGTATCGAACCTCGAATCGATAGACCAGACCATATCGCTCATGGTCAGCAGCGCGTGTTTGCTTGTGTCGGCTATCAGTTGCAGTTGTTTATCCTCCTTATCCCCCAATCCCTGCGTAGCCGACAGGGTAGCGGCCTGCAAAAAGATACGGGTCAACGAGCTGCCCACCTCATCATGGAGATCTGCTGCAATGCGGTTGCGGATGTCCTGCTCGCGACGGATTTTCTCCAAACGGCTCCGGTACCATAGCAGTACCAGGCTCATTGCCGACAGAACGATCAGGCTCTTAAACCACCAGGTTTCGTAATAATAAGGGCGTTTGACGATGGTAAACTCCTTTTGCCGGCCTTCCGTGCCTGTGCTCCGGGTGTCTAACCGGATGTGGTAGTCTCCCGGTGATGGCCCGATGAGAGAAATAAACTGCCCCCGCCTCAGTTCTTCCCACTCCCCTGCATTAAGTGCATATTTTACCCTTCCATCGGCGCGGTAATTTTGTGGTGTGCCGACATACAATCCAGTGAGGCTTTGCCCGGGATTGAGCACCAAAGTCCGCTCACCGCAATAGGGCCAGGTATAGTCCGCTTTCTTCTCGCCGGAATTCCTTGTCGAGGTATATATTTCAGTTACGTAACTCTCCAGTTGATTCCCGGTTTCGAACCAACGTTGGGTCATATCCAGCACCGTGTAACCCATCAGGCCGCCGATGTACAGGCGTTTTTTGGAAGCGTCCCAAAACGAAGCCCCGGAGTTGAATTCGGTTTGATTCAACCCTTCTGCCGTACCGATACGCCGGATCTGGTGCCCTTTGATCAGGTTCAATCCGTCCGCGGTACCAGCAACCAGCGTTCCTTCGGCATACTCCAGGCTGTAAACGAGGTTATTGCTGAGTCTTTCTGTTGCTGTTGTGAATGCCTGCAAAGTGCGCCCCTGTCCGTCAATAGCCACCAGGCCTTTTCCCTGAGTAGCCAGCCACAGCGTATCGCCTACGACCAGCGATTTATAAACTCCCAGATTGCCCGATTGAGGGTATCTTTTGGTTAAAGTTTGGTGGTCAATCTCGAAAAGCCCAAGATTGGTACTTAACAGGACCCTGCCTCCGTCGGCCAACCGGATATGCCGCACCTGAAGATCAGAAACCTGCGTACCGTTGACGGATGCTTCAAACCTGCTCAGGACAAAAGTTTTCTTGTCCAGCAACCAGAGACCATTGGTACCACCTATGAGGAAATCAGTATCTGTTTGGGCCAAACTAAACACATAACCAGGCAGGTTGAACGCATGCAAGTTTTTAGCATCCGCAGAGAGTGTATATTTCAGGTCGGTTATTTTGCGCTTCCGCCGGTCGAATATTTTAAGAAAACCTCCCTCTGTACCGATCAGCAAATCGTTATCGTTCATCGGGAGCATTACGTAGGCATGCCGAAGCCCCTGAAAAGTATAGGTTCGCCCGTCGGATTCAATGTAGCCAGCCCCGTTATAGGTACCATAAAAAATAGCTCCGTCCGGATAAGCGTAGATACCCCTCGTGCTTTTGTTCGCACCTGGGTTGACCGGGTTCAAATGTGACAACCCTTTGGTTTTGGGATAAACTACGAAAATACCTTCCTCATTCCCCAACAATACTTCATTACCCACAATGTTAACCGATGCCGTTCGAAAACGGTGTACCGACGGGATCGCCAGCCGCTGCAATACACGAAGGTTTGTATCGAGTATGCACGCCGACTCTTCATCCGCATACACATGGATGCGTCCTCCCTGTTGCAGTACATTGAATTTGTCAGGGGATATCATAAAACCATCCATAACTACTTTATCCAAACGATCTGCACCTTGAAACCGGAAGGCTCCCTGTTCATAAACATCCAGAATCAGGCCATTTTGCTGCGCGATCAGACTCATAATCACATTGCTGACACCGTATAATGCGTGATACTCGATCCGGTATCCCCGTTGAGGGTCGATTGAAAATAAAGTGCCTACGGTTGTGCCCACCCAATATTTGCCTTTCCACCACGTTGCGCTCCTGGGGAGGACTTTATTGTTGTTGGCACCGACACCGAGTCCATACAATCCATCAATCCGGGTGCACCGATCCCCTTCCAGAAGCAGGAGATGGCCATTTTCGTAGGCGACCATGACAGCCGAATCCGATACTTTTTTGACCCAGTATACCGTACGATCCCTGACAGGCGGTAGTAGCGTCGAATCCACCGGATGTACTTTCCAGGTTTTAAGATCGAGGTAACTCAGACTGGTGTTCCCCACCATCCAAAGCCGGTTTCGATGATCGACGATGATACGTTGCGGTATATCATCCATGGGCCGCTGGTCTGCAATGGTTTTTAAAATATCAAGTGATCGATAACCGTCATACCTATATATCTCGCCGTTGGTCAGAAACCAGATGAAGCCCAGGCTGTCTCTTGTCACGTCTTTAATCAAAACTTCCTCGCGGTCAGGAAATAACTTCAGTTTTGCAATAGCATAATCCTGGGCGGCAGCTGGTTTGGGCCACGAAGCCAGCCAGGCCGCAAATACCAGGTTAATAATCCAATGCATTTTTAAGTAGCGCGAAGAGATCATCCGTTTCTAATCATCGGTTATTTTCGAAATAAAAGCCAGGAAGATTCTGCAATTATAGATTTAATACTACATGTTTCTAAATTATAGGAGAGATCTTTTGGAACATGACCGACGACGAGCCTGGTTAAGGGGGCATTTTGCTGGCGGCATACACGGTTTGCCCATCGGAGACTGACGCTCCACCCTGATTTTGAGTTGAGCTTACATATCCCTGCGTATGCGTCAATGTTATCGTTGTGAATAGAGATGTAGCATGGATTACAAAAAACCACCCGCAGAATTAATACCATCTGCGCTCTGAGAATATGTAGATGTAAATGTGCTATCACTAAGTGAAACTGTTTTTAATTGACTGCTTCGCAAGAGGGGTTTTTCATTGTTTTAATAGTACTGAGACGATACTGCATGTCCATTTTTATGCATGCACTTTAAATAGTGGGACAAAATATTTCATCGAACAGTATCAAAGTCAATACACCTCAATTGAACTACCCATCCTAATAAATATGAAGTAGATTGACCAGGTTGATTCTCAGTAATTCAGCACTCAAAATTGAGGCCATATAGCCAAAGACCTATCAGGATCTCACCTGCTGAATTGTAGTATCTATATGATATACCATATACTTGAACTACGCACGAATTTCCGGCCATGGGGAGACCAAATATTAACTACACAAATAGGTTAAAAACTACACGAAGACCGAAAAATAATGGAAATCGCAAACGCGATTATTAACCTACATTGCCCTGCCATAGTTATCGATCTATACTTAAATGGTCGGACTGCAATTCCTTATCAAATACTCATGCAAAACAATTTAACACATGGAAATTCTTGAAATTGCCAAAGAGTTCTTTACCAAGTCTGTTATCGAAAAAATCGCCGATAAAATCGGAGAAGATGTGCCGGTCGTGCAAACGGCGATGAATGCAATCCTGCCTTCTGTTTTGGGGGGAATTATGGAAAAAGGATCTACCGCCAACGGTATCGAGCAGCTCATTTCAATATTTAATAAGAATGATGAGGAATCCATGCTCAAAACATTTTCTAAAGGTGCGGGTGAGACGAAACAATTGGATAATTTGATCTACTCCGGATTCACAATGCTGCAATCTATATTTGGAAAAAAGATAGAAAAAGTAGAGGATGTTGTTTCCGAAGAGAGTGGGATCAGTAAGATGGGAGCTTCCGTTCTTCTGAACATTGCCGCACCCGTTTTGATGAGCTTGATTGGGAAGCAATTTAAAACTTCAGGAATGGGTAATTCCGGCCTGGTCAATCTTTTGATGAGCCAGAAAGATGCTGTGAAAGCTTCCTTGCCTGCCGGGTTATTGACGTTCTCCAATTTTTCCGGTTTGGGTGATTATCGGGGAGCCGGCACTTCGTCTGGCAAGCACGTCCAGCAGGTCGATTATAACGAGAAGAGCGATCAAAGTGGAATGCCTGGCTGGCTTCCATGGCTGGCAGGAGCTTTGTTATTGATTGCTGGTATCTGGATGTTTAAAACTTGTGAGGATAAGAAAAAATCGACCCTGGCAACTACCCACGTCGAGATGGATTCACTTGCAGGCGGCATTTCGGAAATAGCCGATTCGGTGGCTAGTAAAGTAGGAACCGGCATAGATGCATTAGGTGATTTCTTTAAAAGAAAATTACCTAATGGTATTGAACTGGATATCCCGGAACTGGGTGTGGAAAATAAGCTTATTAAATTCATTGAAGATCCTTCAACACCTGTCGATGTGACCACCTGGTTTAATTTTGACAGGATCAATTTTGAAACCGGCAGCGCGAAGCTGAGTAGTGAGTCAATGGAGCAGACTGCAAATATTGCGGAAATCCTCAAAGCGTTTCCAAATGTGTCAGTGAAAATTGGCGGCTACACAGACAATACAGGCGATGACCTAATTAACCAGAAATTATCACAAAGCCGGGCCGAGCAGGTAAAGGATGCAATTGTTTCCCAGGGTGTGAAGGCGGAACGGGTGGAGGCAGAAGGTTATGGAAAAGAACATCCCGTAGCTACCAATGATACGGAGGAGGGAAGGGCCCAAAACCGCAGGATTGCAATCAGGGTTGTTAAAAAATAATATGAAGAATGAATAAGAAATGGAGCCCCGTTAAACGTGAGCTCCATTTCTTA
This Dyadobacter sp. UC 10 DNA region includes the following protein-coding sequences:
- a CDS encoding SdrD B-like domain-containing protein, which encodes MEGYQTTAQSSNNFSSLAAGDYTVRISCGTVFEDVTFTIDDLYTPLTLTPTVSNVCAGGGLGGTITAAATGGKPSLTYGFLQSTNAAEPDANFTYVTSNVFTTPGFGIYQVRVKDACNNFTTASVDVQPSSPKAKFRLQYESFTCASTTYTGNRLLRLGDDSQIDPDGSGYVVDMWNILSTDPCTVPAGAPDVHITVNSNADISSITFPSTAQKVLIRTTSPCGEVNIECVDIKHPDILSYGTVHVGCPEGSEVNLALNTFNGVPFPAASGDYYELDVQGYDASNNPVAGTTLTDYHWVWGAAVTIPYADHYVYTVTDACGDTETRTIVTPKPSTAGFVNYAGYSLACVTTVGALDLDIQVAGYVPDQDFSTIKLLRASDHSFVANATGYDQANGGVSFKAIPPGSYIIQFTPTDATCGVITEVPFTTDPAQTGLTLGLTGTTSQLCGGNGTINSTLTYNGNRPVSFELLQGSTVLATNSSGSFPNLVEGTYTLRATMDMSNCGIPNLVVDSQELTITPSGSNPVVVRKLGINCEGTVATGKAIFQFAGSGPFILEMKKTTETNYTVIDPAVPNNYTAEGLDPNTDYDVRITDQCGKTQVTQVSVKPLVAVMVTNTAQPCLNQPYTLSVDEITGATYEWTFNGAPLTGVTGKDIVFGSYTAANNGTYECTIKLGDCITRITTVNLNSINCSQPLAKSGLGDYVWNDKDQDGIQEAGEAGRSGITVTLFEADGTTVIATTTTDVNGYYNFSNLTAGSYVVGFSIPSGYEFSPNTGALNDANNSDASLSGKTGVITLADNEFNLNIDAGIYYALPVTLISFNAKMIEKNVRLNWSTSSEMNSDHFEIEHSLDTRSWTTIGTVESNGESATVKNYTFVDPHTVSGQHFYRLRMVDTDLTFAYSQIVSVKVEGKEKLSVYPNPASDILFINNLTSSPVSEVTLISTSGQVVYQTQSVTPEGISLKKLPIGIYTVRMKQSNGSVVSMKVLVVR
- a CDS encoding response regulator transcription factor; protein product: MIRLGIIEDDDQIRSMLDQYFSSQPGISVLLSASSVEAFFERWIDTVHLDIVLSDIGLPGESGIKGISRIKRRAPKCQVLMLTVYDDANRVFQALCNGASGYLLKQTPLSKIKESVLSSYEGGAPMSPGIARMVVEYFNPKNTGQLAENLTPREAQIVAAIEEGLTNKEVAIRLAISLETVKYHIKNIYEKLQVNSRHALISRKYR
- a CDS encoding sensor histidine kinase; this translates as MHWIINLVFAAWLASWPKPAAAQDYAIAKLKLFPDREEVLIKDVTRDSLGFIWFLTNGEIYRYDGYRSLDILKTIADQRPMDDIPQRIIVDHRNRLWMVGNTSLSYLDLKTWKVHPVDSTLLPPVRDRTVYWVKKVSDSAVMVAYENGHLLLLEGDRCTRIDGLYGLGVGANNNKVLPRSATWWKGKYWVGTTVGTLFSIDPQRGYRIEYHALYGVSNVIMSLIAQQNGLILDVYEQGAFRFQGADRLDKVVMDGFMISPDKFNVLQQGGRIHVYADEESACILDTNLRVLQRLAIPSVHRFRTASVNIVGNEVLLGNEEGIFVVYPKTKGLSHLNPVNPGANKSTRGIYAYPDGAIFYGTYNGAGYIESDGRTYTFQGLRHAYVMLPMNDNDLLIGTEGGFLKIFDRRKRKITDLKYTLSADAKNLHAFNLPGYVFSLAQTDTDFLIGGTNGLWLLDKKTFVLSRFEASVNGTQVSDLQVRHIRLADGGRVLLSTNLGLFEIDHQTLTKRYPQSGNLGVYKSLVVGDTLWLATQGKGLVAIDGQGRTLQAFTTATERLSNNLVYSLEYAEGTLVAGTADGLNLIKGHQIRRIGTAEGLNQTEFNSGASFWDASKKRLYIGGLMGYTVLDMTQRWFETGNQLESYVTEIYTSTRNSGEKKADYTWPYCGERTLVLNPGQSLTGLYVGTPQNYRADGRVKYALNAGEWEELRRGQFISLIGPSPGDYHIRLDTRSTGTEGRQKEFTIVKRPYYYETWWFKSLIVLSAMSLVLLWYRSRLEKIRREQDIRNRIAADLHDEVGSSLTRIFLQAATLSATQGLGDKEDKQLQLIADTSKHALLTMSDMVWSIDSRFDTMKDLVIRMKDYAYRLREEIDFSYRFEEFGNIESAKVSQAVRQNLFLIFKESLTNAIKYGDGSKIFISLHIDSVIRLIIANRYTGNQTEVDYRQGGRGRENMEQRAAKVGGKLLLTEDDGMFQVMFELPPKRGI
- a CDS encoding OmpA family protein, with the translated sequence MEILEIAKEFFTKSVIEKIADKIGEDVPVVQTAMNAILPSVLGGIMEKGSTANGIEQLISIFNKNDEESMLKTFSKGAGETKQLDNLIYSGFTMLQSIFGKKIEKVEDVVSEESGISKMGASVLLNIAAPVLMSLIGKQFKTSGMGNSGLVNLLMSQKDAVKASLPAGLLTFSNFSGLGDYRGAGTSSGKHVQQVDYNEKSDQSGMPGWLPWLAGALLLIAGIWMFKTCEDKKKSTLATTHVEMDSLAGGISEIADSVASKVGTGIDALGDFFKRKLPNGIELDIPELGVENKLIKFIEDPSTPVDVTTWFNFDRINFETGSAKLSSESMEQTANIAEILKAFPNVSVKIGGYTDNTGDDLINQKLSQSRAEQVKDAIVSQGVKAERVEAEGYGKEHPVATNDTEEGRAQNRRIAIRVVKK